One Salvia splendens isolate huo1 chromosome 12, SspV2, whole genome shotgun sequence genomic window carries:
- the LOC121757510 gene encoding uncharacterized protein LOC121757510 → MAVKLDLSKSAVGRKVKAGELRPHTNAVKPLLTAANKLTRMKWGLIHVQPVVHNGMLKYHTMHNVVHIDEKWFFMTKTTDRYYLLPDVEEPYRSYHTLEKIEMSYLMEKYASFHSQQKSQHIENPRTDQKIIPTIKAKWPDNISNEIFIQQDNARPHIMHNDAEFQSVANTDGFKFHIICQPANSPDCNVLDLGFFRAIQSIQDDKLARGVDDLLSNVQSSFEELSAQTLNKVFLTLQACLTKILKVEGGNGYKTPHINKDRLSRLGILPHTLEVEEHVVKAAVAYLQQTENDVGT, encoded by the exons ATGGCTGTCAAGCTGGATTTAAGTAAGAGTGCAGTGGGAAGGAAGGTGAAAGCAGGGGAACTGAGGCCACATACAAATGCTGTGAAGCCCCTACTTACTGCCGCAAACAAGTTAACAAGAATGAAATGGGGTCTCATTCATGTTCAGCCAGTGGTGCACAATGGTATGCTCAAATACCACACAATGCACAATGTAGTGCACATTGATGAAAAATGGTTTTTCATGACTAAGACTACGGATAGATACTACCTGCTGCCAGATGTGGAAGAACCATATAGGTCAT ACCATACTTTGGAGAAGATTGAGATGTCATATTTGATGGAAAAATATGCATCTttccattcacaacaaaagaGCCAGCACATAGAAAATCCAAGAACAGACCAAAAG ATCATACCAACAATCAAGGCTAAATGGCCAGATAACATAAGCAATGAGATATTCATACAACAAGACAATGCAAGACCCCACATCATGCATAATGATGCAGAATTTCAGTCAGTTGCAAACACAGATGGGTTCAAATTCCATATCATTTGCCAACCAGCTAATTCCCCAGATTGTAATGTGTTGGATTTAGGTTTTTTTAGAGCAATCCAGTCTATACAAGATGACAAACTGGCTAGGGGAGTGGATGACTTGTTGAGTAATGTGCAAAGCTCTTTTGAAGAACTTAGTGCACAAACACTCAACAAAGTTTTTCTGACTCTTCAAGCTTGCTTAACAAAGATTTTGAAAGTGGAAGGGGGAAATGGCTACAAAACTCCACACATAAACAAAGACAGGTTGTCAAGGCTGGGGATACTTCCACACACATTGGAGGTTGAAGAACATGTTGTCAAGGCTGCAGTGGCATACCTCCAACAGACAGAAAATGATGTTGGCACATGA